The sequence below is a genomic window from Schistocerca nitens isolate TAMUIC-IGC-003100 chromosome 4, iqSchNite1.1, whole genome shotgun sequence.
TCCAGATATTACAATACCTTGGCACTGTCTTTATCCATCAGTTGTCGCACCACAGCAGTCAACTTCTGGTGCGCCCTCAATGTCCCCAGGAGGACCGTTCGTCAACGACGCCTCTTTGCCTTGATGCTTTGCAGTGTGTGGGATATCTGAATGTGCACGTAGTTTTCAAGCTGGTGCATAATAGATCGGGTCCTCTCGAGGTCGCCAGCAATTGGTCGCAGTCCACTGGCCGCGTTGGGTACTTCCTGATGGCTGGAAATATTTTCAAGGTAAAAtatgaaacactcaccctccccgAGATAGCCACGAGACTTGGACTCACCAACGTCCAGTGTCATGTCGCGGCCTTCTATCTGAACAGCATGAACAAACAGTGGTCTGGCAAAGGGAATTAACTCACGTGACAACTCTTGGACATTTACACGTCAGCCTCCATCTCACCACCCTTGTTAGTAGAATATGCTGCACCTCTATTTGCGCATCTGTCTGTCCTTTTTGTGGACCGTAGCTGTGTCCACGCTGGCGTCCCATATACGCATCCCCCGTGTCCAAAAGATTTCTACATGCAGTTACTACGTGGTATACCTTGCAACGTTGAGATTAAGCATCTATTAAAGAGGTGGACGGCTGTGCGGCGCAACTTTCATCAGCCACGCCTCCCACCACAGTCTGAGCGACATGGTATCACGTCGTCTGTGGAAAATTCGTTTAAATGCGATTGGTTTAAAGGACAGTCCTTCATGCTCAACCTGCCATTTGCTGGATGATGACAGCAGTCGCCTGACCTGCGCTAGTGTTCTTGAAGACTGGACACTGGGACGGCAAATGGTCGCCTGTTTCATTCACGCCCCTCCATCCATGGTCCTACCGTACGCTTTCATTCGCCTGGAGGACGTGTGTTCCCCTGCAGCCAAGACTCATGCGGTAGTCTGGGTCAAAGAATGGACAGTCACCTACCCTCACGGAGTCGGGGACAATTCGTGGCTTGGTCTTTGGACGATCCCACAGAATGAGCATACAGTGACTGAACGAAGTCCACACCACCGCGGCTATCTCGTCAGATACCTTCGTGGGGTATTGCACTACCACACGCTCATGTTATTTGAAGCCTCAAGCGGGCGCCTCAGCTGACATTGTACTGTCCTTCTTTTCCATTCACGTCTCCCCTGCCTACCACTAGTGTGTCACATAATGAAATTTTATGGCTACAGTTAAGTATATCCTTTCCTGACTGTCCCTTCTTGTCGTTTTCTGGTTGGTAGGTGGTGCTGGGAACGCTGTGGCAAGGCCTTGTGAGGTCGACCACTGCCCAATCCATGCCCCTGCCCTGCCAttgctcatgatgatgatgatgactggtttgtagggtgctcaactgcgcggttagcaGCACCtgcacaaattcccaacctttgctcggtccaatctcgccacttacatgaatcatgatgaaatgatgaggacaacacaaacacccagtcatctcgaggcaggtgaaaatccatgaccccactaggaatagaacccgggaccccgtgctcaggaagcgagaacgcgactgcgagaccacgagctgcgaaccctGCCATTGAGCCACAGGTGACCTCCATCTATTTATATCCCGTCATCCCTGCCTTCTATATCCTTAACAGGAACAGgcagtattccccaatgcattttctgaTGTTATGCTGATTTGGTGTGTTGtttgtttataaacaaaatttgtattaccttctcatttttcaaaaaaataactaaataaataaataaaaaagagtaaAAAGTGGTCAGAGAACAAAAAtgagagcaggagacctgggttcgaatcatgGCCTAGGTAGAAATTTTTATTCGCTACTTTAGTTTGCATCTCACGCACGTCATGTTCTGTGGAGAGTAATGTAGTGACCTGTTCTTGTGCAGGTGCTCCTGAGCGCAGTGATCACAGCTGCAGTGGCCAGGCCTGGCTCGCTGGAGGCTGTCCAAGCAACCATTCCAGACGCTGCATCCTCAAAGGCGCCAACAGTGAAGACAAACAACAATGCCATCCAAGAGGCAAATACTGATGGCAAAAACGTAGTTCGAATCCTCAGAAGTCTCCATAACCCTGTACGAGGCACTTTCGAAACGTCTAGGCTCGCCAATCCCATACTACCTGACAGCTTTCCCATCAGTGACAGTAGCAATGGCTCCACCGGCACTCGGTTCGTTGACAATCCCCACATCGGTCTTCCTTTTGGAACCCTGTTGCCTGTACCTGATCCTCTAAGTCGACATCAAGACTCACCAACTACTAACATTGCAGATGCTTCAACTACTTTTAAAATACGAATAGACAGCCCTCATGTTGGACTTCCTGCTGACAGTCCCATTTCTGATTCACCTGCCAGTGCCACTATTGTCAGCAGTCCTATAACTAATTTCCAGACTGGTACCTCATCTGAAGGAGCCTTTGGCAGTTCCCTTTACAATATTCTTACTGAGGTTTCTTCGAAGGATGATGGTACTAACAAACTTTCGACTGGTAGTTCTCCTGCCAGCTTAACTGTCGACAGCGGTGCTGTCCATTCCAGCAGCCAGCCCAAAAGTCAGTCTGTTGACGTCAGTCCAGATCTCCCAGACGCTTTTACACCCAACAGTTTCCCCACTCATAGTAACCTTGTTTTCTTCCCTGTCAGTATCCCCACTTCAAATGCTCCTAGCACTGCTGGTTTACCTTTGAAAAGCGGCTCTGCTAATTTTCCCACCAACAACGGCAATACTGATTTTCTTGTAAGTAATCCCTTCAGCGAACTCCTCGCCAAAACTGTCAGTCCCAAATTCTTCTCTAAAAACCCATTTTCGACTTTACCCTCCACTAGTAGCCAAGTAAAATTTTTTCAGAGTCTCCCAGTCAACAGTGTCACAGGCAATCCTCCCATTAACACTGTCTCGTTTGGTTTCCCCAACAGTAGCCCCAAAACCTGTCCTCTGAAAAATATTGCTTTCCTTATGAACAACCCTCCTCACAGCATTCCTGCAAACATTCCCACTTCTGTAGCTCCAGTAACTAGCCGCTCGAACAGTGTTCTAGTCAATAGTGCCAGTGTACTCCTGTATAGCGATactgtgccacttggaaatgtcaACACGGCTCAAGGTCCTGTCCTCTTTGGCGGACCCTCGAATTTCGCCATTTTTCCACAACAGCCATCACAGGATGACATCAGTCAGGTATTGCACTAACCTCTCACCTACCATAGTCAAACTGTAATTGCTTTGTCTTCTGCAGAGAATACACACGTAATCTATTATCGAAAATAGTCAAAGAAGTTAACTTGTGATCTTAATTAGTTAATCCATAACATACTTAACATTTCAGAGACGTCTTTCTCTCTTAGAAGTCACTATATATGATGACGTGCTATTATTGTACTTCATCATTACGCAATTATCAAGCGCTTTAAAAACTGATATCGTAGCTACCGTATGAGTTTACTTTGTTCAGCAGCATTTTAATTCTGTATGCATACGAGCGACCAAGTGTAGAGAAGTTATCTGCTTGGTTAGTTGTATCGTTTGCTACTTCTTCAGAAAGCGTTCTTTCCCTCATTTTAAATGACAGTCGTTGTTCTGATCTGCTGTATGAATTGATAGAATGTAACGTATTTACTTAGATCTATTTAACAGGATTTCTTTAAAGTGGAACATAATATACCGGGTGACTCAGAAacaaaagaacagatttcagttgttttttaCGGACAAAATATAAAAGATAAAAAGACACTGCGTGTGTCGCTGGATAGAGAAAAGTTCAAACTTTTGTCATAGCTGCGCTGTTGCTTGTCTATGGTATAGTGTAGTGTTTGTGCAGTGACATGCGCAGCGTGTTTCTATCTTTAATTGTCtacctgtaataaacaactgaaatctgttctttctttctgaatcacccCGTACCTTCGTTCCTATCAATAACAAATTGATTTATAAAGTGCAATGATGGGAAACGATTAAACGCAGTTTTAGtttctgagctgctgttgtttcgtCATTTGCTTTCTCATGAATTCCGTATACATTTGTACATTCCTATCTGCTTAAGTATTGAAGACTGCCAAAATTTTAATTACACATAGACCATGGTAAACCGAAATATCGTCTTTCAAGCAAATTATTCAAGTTACAGACTTCGCTAAACTTGATTGCTTTCATATTTCTGAATTGGTTATTGTGGACCAGCTCTCAGTTGTGTTTACAGCGGTCAGGGATTTGCAGACACGGTCTTTCAAGATATTATCTTAATTGGAGACTACCGATGCAAATGAACACATACAAGTAACGTAGAGGGCAGTGGCTTCGTACATAAAGTAAGTAACGGACAGTGGGACAGACAAAGCGTTTCTGAGGATCAGCGAGAAGTGAAGTGGAAAACCACAGGTATGATTGGCTATGACAAAGGGTACTTCCTTCGCAGGCGCTGAAATTTTTAAGAAACTTATGATTGTTCTTatctgtctctgcagtatccttttttGTAGTAATGTCGGAGGTTCAAGTATACAGACTTTCAGACAGGGTCATTGACAGGTGGCATCTTCGATTGTTCTTAATGCGAATTGTTTTTGCAATAAAGTGTTCCTCATTAGGTCGAATTTAAGCCCCATTTTCCTTACTCTCCTAGAGTACTCTCTTCTGTTTAGTTTGGTTTATGAAGATGTTGAtggtctaaataaataaataaaataaaataaatatgaaaaaaatagttcaaatgcctctgagcactatgggacttaccatctgaggtcatcagtctcctagaacgtagaactacttacacctacctaacctaaggatatcacacacatccatgcccgtggcaggattcgaacctgcgaccgtagcggtcgcgcggttccggactgaagcgcctagaaccgctcggccaatccagccggcaatgaataagaagaaaataaaaactatggtagtagggaagacagAAGAAAATGGTACAGTTAATATTAAACCAGAAGCTGATGTTCTAGAGCAGGTTAAGAACTTCTGTTATATGGGGAACACAGTCACTAACGACAATAAATGTATCATAGATATAAAGAGAACagccttggcaaagcaagctttTCAAAATAAAAGGAACTGACTAAGAGACAAACATATAGGCCTAGAAAGTtggaaaaagtttgccaaaacttttgtctggagtgtcttaaaATACGGATGTGAAGCATGGCCTCTAcgaaaggcagagaaaaagagactggaagcaatggaaatgtggatatggagaagaatgacgaaaacaagctgggtagataggctctgagcactatgcgactcaactgcttaggtcatcagtcgcctagaacgtagaactaattaaacctaactaacttaaggacatcacacacatccatgcccgaggcagtattcgaacctgcgaccgtagcggtcgctcggttccagactgtagcgcctttaaccgcacggccactccgaccggccgctgggtagatagaaaaagtaatgaacaggtcttaagagaagtgaatgagaacagaatACCGCTAagttatataggaagaagaaaatcaaaaatgatagagcgcataatgagacacaaccagttcctaaagaatgtatttgaaggaaaagttttagggagaaaaccaagaggcaggccaagagcaacgtattttaataacatcaaagaaaatgTGGGGATGTAAAATGGtgtgaagaattgaagaggatgaaaATGGAGAGAGGGAATTGactaaatcgacaaggcatagcctttagttcatgatgatgatgatgacgaggttCTTCAACTGATCATACATGTCTTTGCTGTCATTTTTTCTCAGAATTGATATCGGATTTTCACGCAATTCCGTTGATGTACTTTGTTGACCAAACGGTACTTACAGACCGAACTCTAAATCATCCAGCATGTCGGTTTGTGCGATTGCCGATTCACTGTCGTTGCGTGATATCAGATAATCACAGAGAGCTTAACACATGAGAGTAATGTTCTCTTTATAGTAGATTACTTCAGTTTCGTGTTTTAAAAACTAGTTCAAGAAATGGTTTTTCCCATTCTTTGTCGGTTTTGTCCACAACTAAGATGAGAAGAGAAGATTTCATAGGGTTCTCttgtaaaaattattaatttatagccTAGTAACACGACATTGTAATGGCAGTTCTTTCTTCATCGTAAGGTATTGTGTTACTGTCATCTTGAAATGTTCCTTCTCTTGTGTCACCTCCTGTACTTGGCTATGGCCAAATCCCATTCAGTCTTAGCATCTTGTAGGGTGTGAGAGAAATATCAGTAGGCAAAATGGCTGACTGGGCAGCAGGTACATAGAAACAGTTCCTTGGCTGTTGTGGATTCATAAACTCAGTGGTAACTGCAACGTATTCAGTCAGCAGAATACATACAGTCGAAGCAGGCAGTGCCCCTGAAGTGCTCACCCTGAATGGCGGTGCTTGGCCAGCTCAGCATGTGACACTGGGTGACAGCCACCACTGCAAGGACGCCAGACTGGAGTGGTGTGGTGTCAGCACAACTGGAGCCACAGAAAAAGAAGCAACAATAAATACAGGGCCcgaaacgaacttgtgacgtcacactagtcgcctgGCCCGCCATATATCGCGATCGCTCAGCTCCACGCATAACCCACTAAATTTCTTACCTTTGTATTGTGTCATCTAATGCTTGCATGTAATGcacaattaaaaattattaaattcatcTGAAATAGTAACTCTCCCAGCCACAGAGGGCCACTTGCACtcataagacctgtagtgtcacgtacTGTGACACAAGCCACATTTCCCATATATCTCGTTGGCCGCCTGCAGAAAACAGGAGCGCAGTTCCAAAAGTCAAGCAGGTAGACCGGCTACGCTGTTAGGCGTAAGTGTAGCGGCCATCCAGCAACTGACAGTGGGATAGATGCAAGGGGAACACCAGTGCAGGCTGCACACCAAAGACACCCTTTACAGGAATGGATTCTAGGCGTTAAGGATCGACTTCTGGCATGAGGTAACCACGCTCGCTGTAGTTCCAGTCCAGAGGCTTTTGCTACGCTGGCTCAGCTCTTCTCTGTCCCAAGCATCAGAATTAGACAGACAGGACACTGGCCCATCTGCACACGGATTGTGAAGTCCACTAGACAACAGTCCTCCTCCTTTCAGTAGATCCAGTCCATTGTATTGCAGACTGCTATTAACTCTGTTAATTACTTAAAcattgaattttatatttttacgtTTATGTACTCTTTTCGTCCCAGTGGATCTTACACTAATCCAGTCCAGTTTCCCATGTCTGATGGCTAGTTTCCTCAATGAGTAGTTGCTTTCTAGGGTGACCCACTCTTTCAATATTCGGTGGTCAGGTAGCCTAAAAGGGTGGGAGGTTTTGTGTGATAGACAGGTATAAGCCGCACAAATCAGAATCAGAACCAAGATGATACTTGAAGTGGATGTGTTTGTTACTGTGATTTTATGCTTGTAGCTGCTGTGACACTAGTGTGGTGTATGTGTAGCAGGATTTCCTGCGCACTTACATGCCCCTCCAACTCTGCTACGGACTTGTCCAGAGGACTGTATAAGTCGGGATGCATGATATTCAGAAAGCTCAGGTTTTTAGCAGGAAGTAACTCCAAGCGTCTGTCTGGCAACTGCACTAGCTAATACGCCAGGTTCAGAATTTTAGTCTTGATACGGTTGCTGGCACCTGAAATTTGACCCCGAAATGTCACACGTACCATTCATATACCGCTGCTTCCTAGCTTTAACCATTCTGCTCCCTTAGGTGGTCCCTGCTCGTAAGTATGTTCCATGCCCATCCTTCTGCTTTTGTTCCATCTAAAAATACTTTCATTTCACACGTCGCTATGGCTGTGTGGATCGCCGGGGACGGGCATATAGTGACTTGTACTTAGTGGCTGCGTTGCAGATCATCGGTAGACCAACCGCATATCCAGTATCTCGAACAAGCCCTGTATTGAACTAAAATTTTGGTTCACAGAACTGGAGGTCGTTGTTACATAATTTGCCTGCTCTACTGTTAACCCCCGCAGCATTATGGTATTATTCAATATTCCCTGTTCCAGGTTGTCTAGCTGAGTCGTGTGCTATTACGTAAGGGTTCTGGTACCCTCCGCCTCTATCTGCATCTGTATTAACGTGTCGTTGAGTCCCATACATGTCATCAGCATCTAATGTGCTGAATAACAGCTTCAACAATCTACCTCCAGCAACTATCTACCTCAGCTTGCTGTAATTGGTCCTGGAGGCATTCACAAGAGAGGCGCTGCACCAGGTACTAATTGTGTACCTCCCTTGACATTCCATTCTTCCCGGATGTCAAGTATAATTCCGAGGAAACCTTCATCCAGGTTTCGCACATCATTTCTTACTTCCCAAGCATTATACGTTAATCCCAATAGCCACTGGTGACTGGTCAAAACAATGTCCTCCTGCCTGGATAAAAGCACCTCTCCCTTCGTAAGTCGTTTCTGCAAGATGTTCACACCCTCGCCTGCAGAGGTGCAGCACTGCCTTGTGAAGTTCCAAACTGGCTCACTATTTTCTCCCACCAGAGGTTTCATTATCTGAAAATGCAATGGCATTTTGCGTCAGGCACTACTTTGTATAGCGATGGACCTTTACTCTAACGGATTTTTGAATTGTAAGGTACAACAACGAATTACAATAAATCTTTCCAATCACTGTGGTGATTATTCGATTGGTAATTTAGCAATTTTCCTATCGTTCAGCATACCTGGCTGGTGTGGAGGGGTTCCAGTGTAAGCAGCAGTCGATAACAGGTACTGCATGGGCGAAGTGGCCATTGTTTAGACGGGCTCGCTCCAGTGTAACTATCAAGTATGCCATGTATCTTCACGTAAGGAGTCAAGGCAGCAAGCGCAAGGGCCAGGCATGTGGTAACCAGAGTCGCTATAGTGCTGGTGCGAAGGCTTCTGCCATAGCGGCTCATCCAATTTGTGCCCCTTACATCAGTATCATGCTGGTAACAAGCTGGCCCAACTGCCTACAAATAGTTAGGTCGGCCAGGAAAGTCATGGCGGAACACAGATCACATGAGGTATTGCTCTGCTGACTTGTTCCAGAAAGTCTGTTGGTGGGGCGAGATAATTTCCAGGAAAGTGTTGGCGTAACACAGTTCACATGAGGTATTGCTCTGCTGACTTGTTCCAAAAAGTTTCTTGATGGAGCGAGACAATTTCCAggaaacatgagtaacgtagaggtaaatatcctcggagtagtgaagcaacttaaatcacttaataaaagcaagtcttctggcccagactgtataccaattacgttcctttcggagtatgctgatgtattagctccatacttatcatatacaaccaatcgctcgacgaaagatccgttcccaaagactggaaagtggggcaggtcacaccaatattcaaaaaaggtagtaggagtaatccactacattacatgaccatatcgttaacgtcgatatgcagcaggattttagaacatatattctgttcgaacgtaatgaattacctcgaagaaaacggtctatagacacacagtcaacatgggtttagaaaacatcgttctcgtgaaacacaactagctctttattcacatgaagtgctgagtgctattgacaagggatttcagatcgattccgtatttctggatatccggaaggCTATTGAcattgcaccacacaagcggctcgtagtgaaattgcgtgcttatggaatatcgtctcagttatgcgactggatctgTAATTTCCTCAGGcaagttacagttcgtagtaattgaccgaaagtcaccgagtaaaacagaagtcatttcaggcgtgttataggacctttgctgttccttgtgtaaataaacgatttaggagacaatctgagcagccgtcttcggttgtttgcagacgacgctttCGTTTGtcgacttataaagtcatcagatgatcaaaacaaactgaaaacgatttagaagaaatatcaaaatggtgcgtaaagtggcagttgaccttaaatgacgaaaagtgtgaggtcatccacatgagttctaaaaagaacgcgttaaacttcggttacacgataaatcagtctaatctaaaagtcgcaaattcaactaaatacctaggaattacaatgacgaataatttaaattggaaggttggttcaaatggctctgagcactatgggactcaactgctatggtcattagtcccctagaacttagaactacttaaacctaactaacctaaggacatcacacagacccatgcccgaggcaggattcgaacctgcgaccgtagcagcagcgcggctccggactggagcgcctagaaccgcacggctaccgaggCCGGctaaattggaaggaccacatacaaattgttgtagggaaggctaaccaaagactgcatttccttggcaggacacttagaaaatgtaacagacctactaaggagactgcctacattacgcttgtccgtcctctttcagaatactgttgcgcggtgtgggatccttactagataggactgacggagtacatggaaaaagttcaaagaaaggctgcacattttgtattatcgcgaaatatgggagagagtgtcttaaaaatgatacaggatttggggtgaacatcattaaaagaaaggcgtttttcgttgcggcggaatcttctcaggaaattccagtcaccaactttcccctctgaatgcgaaaatattttgttgacaccaacttacatagggaggaacgatcacaaagataaaataagggaaatcagagctcgtacggaaagatataggtgttcggtcTTTCcactcgctatacgagattggaataatagagaattgtgaaggtggttcgatgaaccctctgccaggcacttaaatgtgatttgcagaatatccatgtagatgtagacgtagatgtggatgAAAATGTAGGCGCAACACAGATCACATGAGGTATTGCTCTGCTGACTTGTTCTAAAAAGTGTGTTGGTGGAGCGAGATAGTTTCCATGAATGCTGCAGCATCATGCAATGTGATGGTTGCGAACCTTATTCTGGCCATAAAGACAGGGGTAAGGTAGTCGCTTCTTCTATATCACTAACCAGTGCCCTGTACCAATTGCACTGTTTTCAAAAGACCCAGATCCGACGACTGGATTGCAAAACGAGCTCTCCAAACTGTCACTACACCGTCTACAACTGATTTATAGCATCTCTTTGGTAAACAAAGTTTAATAAGTCTATAGTTAAAAGGGAGGACGCATACAGAAATAAAGGAATTTTTTTGTGTAAGCGATCTTGCCAACACCCCTCATTGTTATAAAACGCCAATTTCAGCTAAGCTGATATCTCCGTCTTTTAATTAGAGATCTCTATCCACCTAAATAATTCTTGTTTAGTCAGTGACCCACATTCTTGCAAACACTGGTGATGGACTATCTGACCATTGAGAAGCCTACACTCATGGCTTCCTATACGcaaagccggcccctgtggccgagaggttctaggcgcttcagtccggaaccgcgctgctgctacagtcgcgggttcgaatcctgcctcgggcatggtgtgtgtgatgtccttaggttagttaggtttaagtagttctatgtctaagggactgatgacctcagatgttaagtcccgtagtgcttggagaCATTTGAACCTAttcgcaatttcttttataatctcGTCTCCGACCCCAGGAACCTTTCCTAGGAAATACTAACCCTGAATCTCTTTCTGGTATATAACTCTCAGGTGTTCCAGGCAAGACGGAGAAAGACAAATACTTGTTACCTAGGCAATGAAACCCGAGATCACCTGACAGTAATCTCAAGTGATGGCCTTCTCAAACGACGACAGCATAGTACTAGTGTTGCGTTTTCCAACGCCGTACTCTGTAGAGGAACGTGCACCGTCTTGAACTTCCTAGCGGAGATTAAATCTGTAAGTTGTACCAGATCATTGTTCGCGAAAGACAGGAAGGCGGGTTGAGTtactggtctggcacacagttttaaagtaTCCAAGATACTTCATAGATCGTCGGGGCAACAACATATTAGGCATTTCCTAGTCCTGTTTCCGTTCCGTTGTCTTAAACAATTTCGAATACGACTTATTGGGACATACTGCTTCTAATAACACTTCTTTGTCTACTTTACACGCTCGATGTATGATATGTGACACAATACGATGCTATCACTGCAGATTATTGGAATGAATAGTTGTCTGTCCAGTATGTTGCGTTTTCTCTGTTCTCTTCCCGTGCGTTGTCATCGAGATGTTGTTTGTGTACTAAAGTCACCGACTAGTGGACTTGCGATTAGCGTTAGTGATTATTCCGAGGCCCCTGGCTCATTTCCTGCCGGGCCGGGAATCCTCTCCGCTCGGGACTGCGCGTGTGTGGTGTTTTCATCATCAAGTTGCCGAAGCGGGGTGAAATAAAAAAAGGGTGCACCAGGCGGTCGAAGTCCCTGAAAAGGGACTCCCGGCGGAAAACGACATACGCACTTTTTTGTGTACTGCACTACCAAAAAACCCCAAACCGATTGGGTAAGATGTTACGAATCGTTTTTAGTTGCACTGATCTGTAATAGTATCAGCCACGGAAGTAGCAAGTTCTGTGTTGTGTCTACTCAGCACACGATAGTTGACTATTAATGATTTGCAACtgttttcacaaagaaaattatttgttagGCTCGTGCTCACTATGCAGTCCTTTCTGGTTCCAAGGCCCTGAAGATAATGTAGCCATTATCCAATCACAGCTCATTGTCGGACTCGCTGTGCGTGCGCTGTTGCCGTCGTGTGCTCAATTGATATAATGTTCGCTGGTGGCAGCGCCGCTCTCTTCCTGTCACACTTGTCGACCATTAAATAATTATTTCAACCACTCTGCTTTCAGACCCACGCGGTTAGTCGTGCGTGATAAAGTGCTGCTTCTGGGAGGGCAGTTGCGCCGGCGACAGGAGAGAATACGGATGGCCTTTAAACTAATCTTTACAAACCTGTAGTTAATAAAACGGACTCTGTAAGAGAGTTGAGTCTGTCTCTATGTT
It includes:
- the LOC126252819 gene encoding uncharacterized protein LOC126252819, with the translated sequence MKALVVLLSAVITAAVARPGSLEAVQATIPDAASSKAPTVKTNNNAIQEANTDGKNVVRILRSLHNPVRGTFETSRLANPILPDSFPISDSSNGSTGTRFVDNPHIGLPFGTLLPVPDPLSRHQDSPTTNIADASTTFKIRIDSPHVGLPADSPISDSPASATIVSSPITNFQTGTSSEGAFGSSLYNILTEVSSKDDGTNKLSTGSSPASLTVDSGAVHSSSQPKSQSVDVSPDLPDAFTPNSFPTHSNLVFFPVSIPTSNAPSTAGLPLKSGSANFPTNNGNTDFLVSNPFSELLAKTVSPKFFSKNPFSTLPSTSSQVKFFQSLPVNSVTGNPPINTVSFGFPNSSPKTCPLKNIAFLMNNPPHSIPANIPTSVAPVTSRSNSVLVNSASVLLYSDTVPLGNVNTAQGPVLFGGPSNFAIFPQQPSQDDISQVLAAHKAPGANAATAAAGPTFSSIFVAGQPVNLDNSRSH